A region from the Vicia villosa cultivar HV-30 ecotype Madison, WI linkage group LG3, Vvil1.0, whole genome shotgun sequence genome encodes:
- the LOC131661584 gene encoding protein transport protein SEC23 G-like, giving the protein MDFVELEAVEGLRWSWNSWPTSKSELIIPPTIMCTPLSQQGTDLPLLPYDPLLCTRCGAVLNPYARLDYQSRIWHCPFCSQRNPFPRSIADANLPAELFPTYTTVEYSSSLPFHPPAFVFVIDVSSTEDDLRSLKNELLLLLHHLPDSALVGLITFDSMVYLHDLRYSHCSRLVILHGERQFSSDQIRQFLNISRPHQLHIGQTQPVPKQGFLVPISECEFSITAAIEDVHSTYKFRSGSRPPRSTGAAISAALGLLECCFVNTGSRIMVFTSGPATLGPGLVVDSDFRQTMRTHSDIFNGQVRHHSKSCSFYRQIAKRLSDASVVLDLFACSLDQVGAAELREPIERSGGFMILAESFESDQFSKCLRHLFKHDDEGFLKMNFDATIEIVTTKDVKISGALGPCVSLKKKNASVSETEIGQGGTYVWKLNTLSERTCIAFFFQVSDDQKMQPSSAFLIQFITRYRQGNMGHRKRVTTAARRWVANHSTDIAAGFDQEAAASVMARLAILRAETCHARDVVRWLDDTLIRFTSKFGDYVPEDPSSFRLSSNFSLYPQFMFHLRRSQFIDVSNTTPDETAYFRLMLNREGVVGSLIMIQPTLFQYSFDGPPVPVLLDIRSICPDSILLFDSFFLVVIHYGSKIAQWKKLGYDKDPDHENFRKLLEAPELDAEQLVTERVPVPKMIRCDQHSSQARFLLAKLNPSVTQNSTYTDGSDIIFTDDLSLQVFLDQLQILAVQG; this is encoded by the exons atggaTTTCGTCGAATTGGAGGCCGTCGAAGGCCTCCGATGGTCCTGGAACTCCTGGCCAACATCCAAATCGGAACTCATAATCCCCCCAACAATCATGTGCACTCCATTATCCCAACAAGGCACCGACCTCCCTCTCCTCCCTTACGATCCCCTCCTCTGCACCCGATGCGGCGCCGTTTTAAACCCCTACGCTCGTCTCGATTACCAATCGCGTATCTGGCACTGTCCCTTTTGTTCTCAGAGAAACCCTTTCCCTCGCTCCATCGCCGACGCTAATCTCCCCGCTGAACTTTTTCCGACTTACACTACCGTTGAGTACTCTTCTAGTTTGCCTTTTCACCCTCCCGCTTTTGTTTTTGTAATCGATGTTTCTTCGACGGAAGATGATCTTCGGTCGCTTAAGAATGAACTATTACTTCTTCTTCACCATTTGCCTGATAGTGCTCTTGTTGGTTTGATCACGTTTGATTCTATGGTTTATCTTCATGATCTTCGATATTCTCATTGTTCAAGGCTTGTTATCTTACACGGTGAGCGTCAattttcttctgatcag ATAAGGCAGTTCCTCAACATTAGTCGACCCCACCAACTGCATATTGGGCAAACGCAGCCTGTGCCAAAGCAGGGATTTCTGGTTCCAATTTCAGAATGTGAGTTCAGCATCACTGCTGCAATTGAAGATGTTCATTCCACCTACAAATTCAGGTCCGGTAGCCGACCCCCAAGGTCCACTGGAGCTGCAATTTCAGCTGCCCTTGGACTTTTAGAGTGTTGTTTTGTAAATACTGGCTCCAGAATCATGGTCTTCACTTCAGGACCTGCTACTCTTGGACCTGGTCTAGTTGTGGACTCTGATTTCAGGCAAACCATGAGAACGCACAGTGATATTTTCAATGGTCAAGTGAGGCATCATTCTAAATCTTGCAGTTTCTACAGACAGATTGCCAAGAGGTTGTCTGATGCGTCTGTTGTTCTTGATCTGTTTGCTTGCTCCCTTGATCAAGTTGGGGCTGCAGAGCTTCGAGAACCCATTGAGCGCTCGGGTGGATTTATGATTCTTGCCGAATCCTTTGAATCCGATCAATTCAGCAAATGTCTAAGGCACTTGTTTAAGCATGATGATGAGGGCTTTTTGAAGATGAATTTTGATGCAACCATTGAAATAGTGACCACTAAAGATGTTAAAATCTCTGGAGCTCTTGGACCTTGCGTGTCTCTTAAGAAAAAGAACGCATCAGTGAGCGAGACTGAGATTGGACAAGGTGGTACCTATGTGTGGAAGTTGAACACACTCTCTGAGCGAACTTGCATTGCTTTTTTCTTCCAAGTGAGTGATGATCAGAAAATGCAACCCAGCTCTGCATTTTTAATTCAGTTTATAACACGGTACAGGCAGGGGAACATGGGACATCGAAAAAGAGTCACCACTGCTGCAAGAAGATGGGTTGCGAATCATTCCACAGATATTGCTGCTGGGTTTGATCAAGAAGCAGCAGCTTCGGTTATGGCACGACTTGCCATTCTCCGAGCAGAGACATGCCATGCCCGCGATGTTGTTAGATGGCTTGATGACACACTTATTCGCTTTACCTCTAAGTTTGGGGACTACGTGCCAGAAGATCCTTCTTCCTTCCGCTTATCTTCCAACTTTTCCCTTTATCCCCAATTTATGTTCCACTTAAGGAGATCCCAGTTTATTGATGTCTCTAACACTACTCCTGATGAGACTGCATATTTCCGGCTTATGCTGAACCGTGAGGGAGTAGTTGGGTCCCTTATAATGATTCAACCTACACTTTTCCAATATTCGTTTGATGGGCCACCTGTTCCTGTACTTCTAGATATTCGTTCTATTTGTCCTGATTCTATTTTGCTCTTTGATTCTTTCTTCCTTGTGGTGATTCATTATGGGTCCAAGATTGCTCAGTGGAAGAAGCTTGGTTATGATAAGGACCCAGATCATGAGAACTTTAGAAAGCTGTTGGAAGCCCCAGAATTAGATGCAGAGCAATTGGTGACTGAACGGGTTCCAGTGCCAAAGATGATAAGATGTGACCAGCATAGTAGTCAGGCTAGGTTTCTTCTTGCCAAGTTGAATCCATCTGTTACTCAAAATTCAACATACACGGATGGTTCGGATATCATCTTTACCGATGACTTGAGCTTGCAAGTATTTCTAGATCAATTGCAGATACTAGCAGTGCAAGGCTGA